One Phaseolus vulgaris cultivar G19833 chromosome 11, P. vulgaris v2.0, whole genome shotgun sequence genomic window carries:
- the LOC137811203 gene encoding protein DETOXIFICATION 46, chloroplastic-like isoform X1 translates to MAFKLQQLPLSSSLHSSPRQNPNFALSNLRLPRLFSAPSLPLTLRLSTTASASSFHRTAFVTARAFRSDELADEGEGEEEEEVSRQGEKKELANKGILDQIKEIVMFTGPATGLWICAPLMSLIDTAVIGQRSSIELAALGPATVVCDYMSYVFMFLSIATSNMVATALAKQDKQEVQHHISILSFVGLSCGVVMLLFTRLFGAAIITAFTGSKNAHIVPAASSYVKIRGLAWPALLVGWVSQSASLGMKDSLGPLKSLAAATVINVIGCIVLCTWLGYGIVGAAWATMVSQAAAAYMMIQTLNKKGYNSLAFSIPSAKELQMIFGLAAPVFMTMMSKVAFYSLLIYFATSLGTHTMAAHQVMVQTYSMCTVWGEPLSQTSQSFMPELLYGVNRSLSKAQLLLRSLLTIGVILGILLGIVGTSVPWLFPYIFTPDRMVIQEMHKVLIPYFIALSITPPTHSLEGTLLAGRDLRFISLSMTGCFCAGSVLLWAMSSRFGLLGCWFSLAIFQWARFSIALQRILSPKGVLYSGNTDQHKLRKLRTT, encoded by the exons ATGGCATTCAAACTTCAACAACTACCTCTttcttcctctcttcactcCTCTCCCCGCCAAAACCCTAATTTCGCACTTTCAAACCTTCGTCTCCCTCGTCTCTTCTCTGCACCTTCTCTTCCTCTCACTCTCCGTCTCTCAACCACAGCTTCAGCATCCTCGTTTCATCGCACTGCATTCGTAACTGCTCGCGCATTTCGAAGCGATGAACTCGCTGACGAAGGCGAAggcgaagaagaagaagaagtatcGAGGCAGGGTGAGAAAAAGGAACTGGCAAATAAAGGCATATTGGATCAGATAAAGGAAATTGTGATGTTTACAGGTCCGGCAACCGGACTTTGGATATGTGCACCGCTTATGAGTCTCATTGATACTGCAGTTATTGGTCAGAGAAGCTCCATTGAGCTTGCTGCTCTAG GTCCTGCTACTGTCGTTTGTGATTACATGAGCTACGTGTTCATGTTTCTATCAATTGCCACTTCCAATATGGTTGCCACTGCCCTTGCTAAACAG GACAAACAAGAAGTACAACATCACATATCTATCTTGTCTTTTGTTGGGTTATCTTGTGGCGTTGTGATGCTTTTGTTCACTAGGCTATTTGGTGCTGCAATAATAACTG CTTTCACTGGGTCAAAGAATGCACACATAGTACCTGCAGCTAGCAGTTATGTAAAG ATTCGAGGCTTGGCATGGCCTGCTTTACTTGTTGGATGGGTTTCTCAAAGTGCAAG TCTTGGCATGAAAGATTCCTTGGGACCCTTGAAGTCTTTGGCTGCTGCTACTGTTATAAATGTTATTGGTTGCATAGTTTTGTGCACCTGGTTAGGCTATGGAATTGTAGGGGCAGCGTGGGCTACAATGGTTTCACAA GCTGCTGCTGCTTACATGATGATTCAAACTCTAAACAAAAAGGGATATAATTCACTTGCCTTCTCCATTCCATCAGCGAAGGAACTTCAGATGATATTTGGGCTTGCTGCTCCTGTATTTATGACAATGATGTCAAAG GTGGCTTTCTACTCACTGCTTATATATTTCGCTACATCATTGGGTACTCATACAATGGCTGCTCATCAA GTCATGGTCCAAACATATTCCATGTGTACTGTTTGGGGTGAACCTCTCTCCCAAACTTCTCAGTCATTTATGCCCGAATTGTTATATGGAGTAAATCGCAGTTTGTCAAAG GCCCAATTGCTTCTAAGGTCTCTTCTGACAATCGGAGTCATACTTGGAATATTGTTAGGGATTGTTGGAACATCAGTTCCTTGGTTATTTCCATACATTTTTACACCTGATCGGATGGTTATTCAGGAG ATGCATAAGGTGCTGATTCCATACTTTATAGCGCTGTCTATAACTCCCCCTACTCACAGCCTCGAGGGAACATTGCTG GCTGGGCGGGACCTGAGATTTATAAGTTTGTCAATGACTGGATGCTTTTGCGCGGGTTCAGTATTATTATGG GCCATGAGTAGTAGATTTGGTTTACTTGGCTGCTGGTTTTCCCTCGCAATATTTCAATGG GCTCGCTTTTCAATCGCCCTCCAGCGCATTCTTTCTCCCAAGGGTGTTTTGTACTCAGGAAACACAGATCAGCATAAGCTGCGAAAGCTAAGGACTACTTAA
- the LOC137811203 gene encoding protein DETOXIFICATION 46, chloroplastic-like isoform X2: MVVDKQEVQHHISILSFVGLSCGVVMLLFTRLFGAAIITAFTGSKNAHIVPAASSYVKIRGLAWPALLVGWVSQSASLGMKDSLGPLKSLAAATVINVIGCIVLCTWLGYGIVGAAWATMVSQAAAAYMMIQTLNKKGYNSLAFSIPSAKELQMIFGLAAPVFMTMMSKVAFYSLLIYFATSLGTHTMAAHQVMVQTYSMCTVWGEPLSQTSQSFMPELLYGVNRSLSKAQLLLRSLLTIGVILGILLGIVGTSVPWLFPYIFTPDRMVIQEMHKVLIPYFIALSITPPTHSLEGTLLAGRDLRFISLSMTGCFCAGSVLLWAMSSRFGLLGCWFSLAIFQWARFSIALQRILSPKGVLYSGNTDQHKLRKLRTT; this comes from the exons ATGGTCGTG GACAAACAAGAAGTACAACATCACATATCTATCTTGTCTTTTGTTGGGTTATCTTGTGGCGTTGTGATGCTTTTGTTCACTAGGCTATTTGGTGCTGCAATAATAACTG CTTTCACTGGGTCAAAGAATGCACACATAGTACCTGCAGCTAGCAGTTATGTAAAG ATTCGAGGCTTGGCATGGCCTGCTTTACTTGTTGGATGGGTTTCTCAAAGTGCAAG TCTTGGCATGAAAGATTCCTTGGGACCCTTGAAGTCTTTGGCTGCTGCTACTGTTATAAATGTTATTGGTTGCATAGTTTTGTGCACCTGGTTAGGCTATGGAATTGTAGGGGCAGCGTGGGCTACAATGGTTTCACAA GCTGCTGCTGCTTACATGATGATTCAAACTCTAAACAAAAAGGGATATAATTCACTTGCCTTCTCCATTCCATCAGCGAAGGAACTTCAGATGATATTTGGGCTTGCTGCTCCTGTATTTATGACAATGATGTCAAAG GTGGCTTTCTACTCACTGCTTATATATTTCGCTACATCATTGGGTACTCATACAATGGCTGCTCATCAA GTCATGGTCCAAACATATTCCATGTGTACTGTTTGGGGTGAACCTCTCTCCCAAACTTCTCAGTCATTTATGCCCGAATTGTTATATGGAGTAAATCGCAGTTTGTCAAAG GCCCAATTGCTTCTAAGGTCTCTTCTGACAATCGGAGTCATACTTGGAATATTGTTAGGGATTGTTGGAACATCAGTTCCTTGGTTATTTCCATACATTTTTACACCTGATCGGATGGTTATTCAGGAG ATGCATAAGGTGCTGATTCCATACTTTATAGCGCTGTCTATAACTCCCCCTACTCACAGCCTCGAGGGAACATTGCTG GCTGGGCGGGACCTGAGATTTATAAGTTTGTCAATGACTGGATGCTTTTGCGCGGGTTCAGTATTATTATGG GCCATGAGTAGTAGATTTGGTTTACTTGGCTGCTGGTTTTCCCTCGCAATATTTCAATGG GCTCGCTTTTCAATCGCCCTCCAGCGCATTCTTTCTCCCAAGGGTGTTTTGTACTCAGGAAACACAGATCAGCATAAGCTGCGAAAGCTAAGGACTACTTAA
- the LOC137811212 gene encoding uncharacterized protein, protein MAAVAAASSHLMFVLRSQPLSPSPSSFFSFLKPLLVSSRNSVSTPLRHVHFPPLRKSLFSISSSLVVSQDGEETEIVNDELDSERGNLGDVQLDSTSSPLVEKREERLKLEVPSLSVKERKELSSYAHSLGDKLKTQLVGKSGVTANVATSFVETLEANELLKIKIHRSCPGELDDVVKQLEEATGSVAVGQVGRTVILYRPSASKLKTEEKKKQVRNLILKKQLNPRMVNKSRVQVPKLSRPGSSWKGRSRS, encoded by the exons ATGGCGGCAGTAGCAGCAGCATCTTCTCATCTAATGTTTGTTCTTCGTTCACAACCATTGTCACCGTCACcctcttctttcttttctttcctcaAACCTCTTCTTGTTTCGTCTCGTAATAGTGTATCTACACCCCTTCGACATGTCCATTTCCCACCGCTTCGAAAATCTCTCTTCTCCATTTCTTCTTCTCTTGTGGTTTCCCAAGACGGCGAAGAAACAGAAATTGTAAACGACGAATTGGATAGTGAAAGAGGCAATTTGGGAGATGTCCAATTGGATTCAACGTCGTCGCCCTTGGTGGAAAAGAGGGAGGAGAGGCTGAAGTTGGAAGTGCCGAGTCTCAGTgtgaaagaaaggaaagagCTTTCGTCTTATGCTCACAGTTTGGGGGATAAGCTCAAGACCCAGTTGGTGGGAAAGTCTGGTGTTACGGCCAATGTTGCCACCTCTTTCGTTGAAACCCTTGAAGCCAATGAACTTCTCAAG ATTAAAATACATAGGAGCTGTCCAGGCGAGTTAGATGATGTGGTGAAGCAGTTGGAAGAAGCAACTGGTTCGGTGGCTGTTGGTCAGGTTGGTCGAACTGTGATTTTATACAGGCCCAGTGCATCCAAATTGAAAAcggaagaaaagaagaaacaagTTCGTAACCTTATTCTGAAAAAGCAACTAAATCCAAGAATGGTAAACAAG AGTAGGGTTCAAGTACCTAAATTATCGCGGCCTGGTTCTTCATGGAAGGGAAGAAGTAGGTCATGA